The stretch of DNA CGGCAGGACACGATCATCGTCCAGACGCTGTTGAAGCGGCTGGGGATGCAACTGGGCCTGATCGATGGCCTGTGCGGCCCGAAAACCCAATCCGCGATCATCCGCTATCAGAGCGGTTTCATGCGCAACCCCGATGGGCTGGTCGAGCCTCAAGGGATGACGTGGCGGCATCTCACCGGCCAGCAGAACGCCAGGCCCGCCGCGCGCTCCGCTGTCAGCCCGCCGGTTGCGCCGTTGCGCACGCCGGTTCGGGCGCCTGCGCCGGTGCGTGCACCCGCGCCTGTCGCTCAGCCCGCTGCCCAGCCCACGCCCGCGCCCAACAGCACCACCTCCTTCCTGACCGAGGTGCCCAAGCCTGCGCGCAACACGATCAATCAGGGGCTGACCTCGCCCTCCAACGATATGTTGCTGCGCAAATTCGGCGCCCCGCGCGAGAATTACAGCCAGCAGGACCAGCCGATCACCAATCCGAAGCTGAAGGCCATGATGGTCAGAAAGTCGGTGGGGCCTTTCACGGCCTATGGCCTGGGCCCGGCTGTGGAGAGCCTGTCGCGTGTCATGGCCGATGTGCAGCGCGAGATGCCCGAACTGTACAGCGCGCTGGGCAATGCCGGCATGTGCGTGGTGCGCAACCAGCGCGGTTCCTCGACGCGCATATCGAACCACAGTTGGGGCACGGCCATCGATATGCAGATCAATCACAAGACCGATCCTCGCGGCAACAACAAGGTCTATTACGGCCTGACCCTGCTTGCCCCCTATTTCAACAAGCATGGCTGGTATTGGGGTGCAGCTTTCCGCACCGAGGATGGCATGCATTTCGAATGCAGCGCCTCGCTGATCGCCAGCTTTCCCAACCCGTGAGGATCTTGATGATGAAAAGCGCTCTTGTCGCTCTCGTGCTGGCGGCTGGCGGTGTGGCCGCTGGTGGACTGGCCGCTTCGCATGCCCGCGCTCAGGCTCCCGCTGGCGCGGGGCTGGCCTGGTCGCAGGACCCTGCGAGCAAATGCCGCTTTGTGGCGCCCCGCTCGCTGCCGGCCGGGCCAACCTACTGGACCGGGGATTGCCCCGGCGGCAAGGCCTCGGGGCTGGGCATGCTGCGGCGGCGCGACGGCCAGAAAAGCGGCGAGGCCTTCTATGGCGAGTTCCGCAATGGCGTGCCGACCATCGGTGCGATCGATTTCGCCAAGGGCAACACCGGCGGCTATATGGTCGGCCGTTTCGTGAATGGCGATGTCGGCATGGGAGAGGTGCCGCCCAATGACCGTATCGACGGCTTCAACGTCGCCGCCTCTGCCGCCCGCGCGGTGAGCCTGCGTTTCAAGGCGCAGGGCAATGCCGGTTCAGCCGCTTTCTACGCCAAACAGGCCAAGACGCTGGAAATGCAGATCGAATGATCCTGAGCCGGAAAGAGGCAGGGTCGATGCTCTCGCTCGCGCTGCTGACATGCGGCGCGGGTGGGGCTTATGCGTCCGTTCCTGCGGGCGCGGCGATGCCGGCCGATGTGCGTGCCTTTATGGCGCGCCGCGAAAGCTGTGACCATGCGCGGGGCGAGGAGCCCTATGACAAGGCGCGTGCCCGCCAGCTTGAGCAGCAGGTCAAGCGCTTCTGCAAAGGCACCGATGCCGATCTGGCCCGCCTGAAACGCGCCCATGCCGGTCAGCCTGCGGTGATGGCTGTGCTCGGTCGCTATGAGGCGGATGCGGAATGACATCGGGCATCATGCTCAGCGCTTCGGTCGGGCGCGGCGGCGTCAATGC from Novosphingobium sp. encodes:
- a CDS encoding M15 family metallopeptidase, with the translated sequence MTTALSGSVGLSGRNLRQDTIIVQTLLKRLGMQLGLIDGLCGPKTQSAIIRYQSGFMRNPDGLVEPQGMTWRHLTGQQNARPAARSAVSPPVAPLRTPVRAPAPVRAPAPVAQPAAQPTPAPNSTTSFLTEVPKPARNTINQGLTSPSNDMLLRKFGAPRENYSQQDQPITNPKLKAMMVRKSVGPFTAYGLGPAVESLSRVMADVQREMPELYSALGNAGMCVVRNQRGSSTRISNHSWGTAIDMQINHKTDPRGNNKVYYGLTLLAPYFNKHGWYWGAAFRTEDGMHFECSASLIASFPNP